One stretch of Streptomyces agglomeratus DNA includes these proteins:
- the hemB gene encoding porphobilinogen synthase, which yields MTVYGSFPGARPRRLRTTPAMRRMVAETRVHPADLILPAFVREGISEPVAISAMPGVRQHTLETLRKAAVEAVEAGVAGIMLFGVPADEKKDGAGTAGTDPDGILQVALREVRAEVGDDLVIMSDLCLDEYTDHGHCGVLDADGRVDNDATLERYAEMAQVQADAGAHVVGPSGMMDGQVGVIRDALDSIGREDVSVLAYTAKYSSAFYGPFREAVGSSLRGDRKTYQQDPANLRESMRELALDLHEGADMVMVKPAGPYLDVLAKVAEAVDVPVAAYQISGEYAMIEAAAERGWIDRDKAIMESLTGIKRAGANMILTYWATEVARWIGRQGYDVVCD from the coding sequence ATGACTGTGTATGGATCCTTTCCCGGGGCCCGGCCCCGTCGGCTGCGTACCACCCCCGCGATGCGGCGGATGGTCGCCGAGACCCGTGTGCACCCGGCCGACCTGATCCTTCCGGCGTTCGTACGGGAAGGCATCAGCGAGCCCGTGGCCATCTCGGCCATGCCCGGCGTCCGGCAGCACACGCTGGAGACGCTGCGCAAGGCGGCCGTGGAGGCGGTCGAGGCGGGGGTCGCCGGGATCATGCTGTTCGGCGTGCCGGCCGACGAGAAGAAGGACGGCGCGGGGACCGCCGGCACCGACCCCGACGGGATTCTCCAGGTCGCGCTGCGCGAGGTGCGGGCCGAGGTGGGCGACGACCTCGTGATCATGTCCGACCTGTGCCTGGACGAGTACACCGATCACGGGCACTGCGGCGTCCTGGACGCGGACGGGCGGGTCGACAACGACGCGACGCTGGAGCGGTACGCCGAGATGGCGCAGGTCCAGGCGGACGCGGGCGCGCACGTGGTGGGCCCCAGCGGAATGATGGACGGCCAGGTCGGCGTCATCCGGGACGCGCTGGACAGCATCGGCAGGGAGGACGTGTCCGTCCTCGCGTACACGGCGAAGTACTCCTCCGCCTTCTACGGTCCGTTCCGGGAGGCGGTCGGCTCCTCGCTGCGGGGCGACCGCAAGACGTACCAGCAGGACCCGGCGAACCTGCGGGAGTCCATGCGCGAGCTGGCGCTGGATCTGCACGAGGGCGCCGACATGGTGATGGTCAAGCCCGCCGGACCGTACCTGGACGTGCTGGCGAAGGTCGCGGAGGCCGTGGACGTACCGGTCGCGGCGTACCAGATCAGCGGCGAGTACGCGATGATCGAGGCGGCGGCGGAGCGGGGCTGGATCGACCGCGACAAGGCGATCATGGAGAGCCTCACGGGCATCAAGCGCGCCGGCGCGAACATGATCCTTACCTACTGGGCCACCGAGGTCGCGCGGTGGATCGGCCGCCAAGGTTACGACGTTGTGTGCGACTGA
- a CDS encoding uroporphyrinogen-III synthase: MSPTTTSTPVPSVFPVSGHVTFLGAGPGDPGLLTLRAVEALASADVLIAEPHVLDVVRTHVRAGVSTPQLTVVDDVSTAAGIPAIRDAVNLVMEAARGGKRVVRAISGDPGLDGNAGEEMLACAAEGIPFEVVPGVASAVGVPAYAGVPLRDGRGADVRFVDARSADDRCWSEIGQSDATAVVSTTLDAVASAAGELVSAGRKPDTPMSVTIAGTTTRQRTWNATLGTVAQVLKQAKVLPSPDGHQPVIAVVGERSAAAQREQLSWFESKPLFGWRVLVPRTKEQAASLSDQLRSYGAVPHEVPTIAVEPPRTPQQMERAVKGLVTGRYEWIAFTSVNAVKAVREKFEEYGLDARAFAGIKVAAVGEQTAASLVEFGVKPDLVPSGEQSAAGLLEDWPPYDPVFDPIDRVFLPRADIATETLVAGLIELGWEVDDVTAYRTVRASPPPADTREAIKGGGFDAVLFTSSSTVRNLVGIAGKPHNVTVIACIGPATAKTAEEHGLRVDVLSPEPSVHKLAEALAAFGTARREAAVEAGEHVTRPSERRPGSRRRRTT, translated from the coding sequence ATGAGCCCCACCACCACCTCTACGCCAGTACCTTCCGTGTTCCCCGTGTCGGGGCACGTCACATTTCTCGGGGCAGGGCCAGGTGACCCCGGTCTGCTGACGCTGCGCGCCGTCGAGGCGCTCGCGAGCGCGGATGTGCTGATCGCCGAGCCGCATGTGCTCGATGTCGTACGTACGCATGTCAGGGCGGGTGTGAGCACGCCACAGCTGACGGTCGTTGACGATGTGTCAACTGCCGCCGGTATCCCCGCGATCAGGGATGCGGTCAATCTTGTCATGGAGGCCGCGCGGGGCGGCAAGCGGGTCGTCCGTGCGATCTCCGGCGACCCCGGCCTCGACGGCAACGCCGGCGAGGAGATGCTCGCCTGCGCCGCCGAGGGCATTCCCTTCGAGGTCGTTCCCGGTGTCGCGTCGGCCGTCGGCGTGCCGGCGTACGCCGGTGTGCCGCTGCGCGACGGGCGGGGGGCGGACGTGCGGTTCGTCGACGCCCGCAGCGCCGACGACAGATGCTGGTCCGAGATCGGTCAGAGCGACGCCACGGCTGTCGTCTCGACGACGCTGGACGCGGTCGCGTCGGCCGCCGGCGAGCTCGTCTCGGCCGGGCGCAAGCCCGACACGCCGATGAGCGTCACCATCGCCGGTACGACGACGCGGCAGCGGACGTGGAACGCGACGCTCGGTACGGTCGCCCAGGTCCTGAAGCAGGCCAAGGTGCTGCCTTCGCCGGACGGTCACCAGCCCGTCATAGCCGTGGTCGGCGAGCGCAGCGCCGCTGCTCAGCGCGAGCAGCTGTCGTGGTTCGAGTCGAAGCCGCTCTTCGGGTGGCGGGTGCTCGTTCCGCGTACGAAGGAGCAGGCGGCGTCGCTCTCCGACCAGCTTCGGTCCTACGGAGCCGTTCCGCACGAGGTGCCGACGATCGCCGTCGAGCCGCCCCGGACCCCGCAGCAGATGGAGCGGGCCGTCAAGGGCCTCGTCACGGGGCGCTACGAGTGGATCGCCTTCACCTCGGTGAACGCGGTGAAGGCCGTCCGGGAGAAGTTCGAGGAGTACGGGCTCGACGCCCGTGCGTTCGCGGGGATCAAGGTCGCCGCGGTGGGGGAGCAGACGGCTGCCTCGCTGGTCGAGTTCGGTGTGAAGCCGGATCTCGTGCCGAGCGGGGAGCAGTCGGCGGCCGGGCTGCTGGAGGACTGGCCGCCGTACGACCCGGTCTTCGACCCGATCGACCGGGTGTTCCTGCCGAGGGCGGACATCGCCACCGAGACGCTGGTCGCGGGGCTGATCGAGCTCGGGTGGGAGGTCGACGACGTCACGGCGTACCGGACGGTGCGCGCTTCGCCGCCGCCGGCGGACACGCGTGAGGCGATCAAGGGCGGTGGGTTCGACGCCGTTCTGTTCACGTCGTCGAGCACCGTGCGCAACCTGGTCGGCATCGCCGGCAAGCCGCACAACGTGACCGTGATCGCGTGCATCGGTCCCGCCACCGCCAAGACGGCGGAGGAGCACGGGCTGCGGGTCGACGTGCTGTCGCCCGAGCCGTCGGTGCACAAGCTGGCCGAGGCGCTCGCCGCGTTCGGTACGGCGCGGCGCGAGGCGGCTGTCGAGGCCGGTGAGCACGTGACGCGGCCGAGCGAGCGGCGTCCCGGGTCCCGGCGGCGCCGGACCACCTGA
- a CDS encoding helix-turn-helix domain-containing protein, with protein sequence MKLVGALVARFREDAGFTQRELAERICAGEETVASVEQGRRPLKPDLARLLDRLLDTKHALETAVDNMPEIDLIPAWAEQYMDLERDAIALSWFENQVLPGLLQTEGYARAVFRTDVPALRAEEIEQRVAARLARQDILRRAEPATASFIVSEAVLVDRLGGDGVHAGTLRHLRSCADLPGIALQVMPLGRQTHAGLSGPFIVLESPDHQHLGYAETQRGSQLISHPDEVSILERKYAMLRTQALNSEETKGLLDRLLGEQ encoded by the coding sequence ATGAAGCTCGTGGGCGCGCTGGTGGCCCGGTTCCGGGAGGACGCCGGGTTCACACAGCGGGAGCTGGCGGAACGGATCTGCGCGGGCGAGGAGACGGTCGCTTCCGTCGAGCAGGGCAGACGACCGCTCAAGCCGGACCTGGCGAGGCTGCTGGACCGCCTGCTGGACACCAAACACGCACTGGAGACGGCGGTCGACAACATGCCGGAGATCGACCTGATCCCGGCATGGGCGGAGCAGTACATGGACTTGGAGCGTGACGCGATCGCGCTGTCGTGGTTCGAGAACCAGGTGCTGCCGGGTCTGCTCCAGACGGAAGGCTATGCCCGTGCAGTCTTCCGTACAGACGTACCCGCGCTCCGCGCTGAGGAAATCGAGCAGCGCGTCGCAGCCCGGCTGGCACGGCAGGACATCCTGCGGCGCGCGGAGCCCGCCACCGCGAGCTTCATTGTCTCCGAAGCGGTCCTGGTCGACCGCCTGGGCGGCGATGGCGTGCACGCCGGAACACTGCGCCACCTTCGATCATGTGCCGATCTCCCGGGCATCGCCCTACAGGTCATGCCGCTCGGGCGACAGACTCACGCAGGGCTCTCGGGCCCCTTCATCGTGCTGGAATCACCGGACCACCAACACCTCGGGTACGCCGAGACTCAACGCGGCAGCCAGCTCATTTCTCATCCCGACGAGGTGAGCATCCTGGAGCGCAAATATGCGATGCTGCGAACGCAGGCCCTCAACTCCGAAGAAACGAAGGGCCTGTTGGACCGGCTGCTAGGAGAGCAATGA
- a CDS encoding transposase family protein: MKRSLARTALSHPICTGISRNQLGKLIAELAALWMAREDARLRERRGHDRLRAEGGGPVHQLVFTDRVIATLVILRFQLPHAALALFYGVDRSTITRAVHEIRPLLAARGFAVPGEEGLRLHTLADVFAYAAAKGVELRLDDTEVRVRRPKANRPGRRAFVSGKMRQNTKKATVVTDEKGRTLWAGAIRPGRMHDQTAVKSEGIEDLLEQYPQVKAKVDAGYRGLAKRFPGQVQAPPKKPGKDASAEETAAWETARKRQSSERICVEHANAEHKQWRPLQRYIGRREHYDETHLAIAGLVSDRTAER, encoded by the coding sequence GTGAAGCGATCCTTGGCCCGTACGGCTCTCTCGCATCCTATCTGCACTGGTATCTCGCGGAATCAACTCGGCAAGCTCATCGCCGAGTTGGCCGCGCTCTGGATGGCACGGGAGGACGCCCGGCTGCGCGAACGTCGAGGTCACGACCGTCTACGGGCCGAGGGCGGAGGTCCGGTCCATCAGCTGGTTTTCACCGATCGGGTGATCGCCACCCTGGTGATCCTGCGGTTCCAGCTCCCGCACGCCGCCCTCGCCCTTTTCTACGGCGTTGACCGCTCCACCATCACCCGGGCGGTCCATGAGATCCGTCCGCTTCTCGCCGCGCGTGGCTTTGCGGTCCCTGGCGAGGAGGGACTGCGCCTGCACACCCTGGCCGACGTCTTCGCCTACGCCGCCGCGAAGGGCGTTGAGCTGCGGCTGGACGACACCGAGGTACGCGTCCGGCGCCCGAAGGCGAACCGGCCCGGCCGCCGGGCGTTCGTCTCGGGCAAGATGCGGCAGAACACGAAGAAGGCCACCGTCGTCACCGATGAGAAGGGCCGCACCCTGTGGGCCGGCGCGATTCGGCCGGGCCGTATGCATGACCAGACCGCGGTCAAGAGCGAGGGAATCGAGGACCTCCTCGAGCAGTACCCGCAGGTCAAGGCCAAGGTGGATGCCGGATATCGGGGCCTGGCCAAACGGTTTCCCGGCCAGGTCCAGGCGCCGCCGAAGAAGCCCGGCAAGGACGCATCGGCGGAGGAGACCGCCGCGTGGGAGACAGCCCGCAAGCGACAGTCCTCCGAACGGATCTGCGTCGAGCACGCCAACGCTGAGCACAAGCAATGGCGTCCCCTTCAGCGGTACATCGGACGCCGTGAGCACTACGACGAAACACACCTGGCGATCGCCGGACTCGTCTCCGACCGCACCGCCGAGCGGTAA
- a CDS encoding DUF1876 domain-containing protein, producing MHTLVGWHIEMEFEEHDGRTRAAAMVRLGDGTELRAHGYAKRHPTDVEQLRVGEEIAAARALMDLASQLLGKAHGEIDEAAGRPSYPLTS from the coding sequence ATGCACACACTCGTCGGATGGCACATCGAGATGGAGTTCGAGGAGCACGACGGCAGGACCAGGGCTGCCGCGATGGTGCGGCTCGGCGACGGCACGGAGCTGCGGGCCCACGGGTACGCCAAACGGCACCCGACGGATGTCGAGCAGCTGCGGGTCGGCGAGGAGATCGCGGCGGCGCGTGCGCTCATGGACCTCGCGTCTCAGCTGCTGGGCAAGGCCCACGGCGAGATCGATGAGGCTGCCGGACGGCCGTCGTATCCGCTGACGAGCTGA
- a CDS encoding DUF397 domain-containing protein — protein MSTALEWFKSSYSSEQGGACLEVAYAWRKSTHSHDEGGACVEIAACPTAVHVRDSKVPDGPSLTLTPATWSHFARYAGASHGG, from the coding sequence ATGAGCACCGCACTGGAGTGGTTCAAGTCCAGCTACAGCAGCGAGCAAGGCGGGGCCTGCCTCGAAGTCGCCTACGCCTGGCGCAAGTCCACCCACAGCCACGACGAGGGCGGCGCCTGCGTCGAGATCGCCGCTTGCCCCACCGCAGTCCACGTCCGGGACTCCAAGGTGCCCGACGGCCCGAGCCTCACTCTCACCCCCGCCACCTGGTCGCACTTCGCGAGGTACGCCGGCGCGTCGCACGGGGGCTGA
- the argS gene encoding arginine--tRNA ligase — protein MASVHSLASTVNQRVADALSAALPEAGAADPLLRRSDRADFQANGILALAKKAKANPRELATQVVAGLPAGDVIKEIEVSGPGFLNITVTDRAIVETLAARAADARLGVPLAENPGTTVIDYAQPNVAKEMHVGHLRSAVIGAAMVEILEFTGEKVVRRHHIGDWGTQFGMLIQYLTEHPHELDHQHGGPEEGEAAMSSLNRLYKASRVLFDSDEEFKARSRDRVVALQAGDPETLALWQRFVDESKIYFYSVFNKLDMEINDADVVGESGYNAMLEETCQILEDSGVAVRSDGALCVFFDDVKGPDGKPSPLIVKKSNGGYGYAATDLSAIRDRVQNLGASTLVYVVDARQSLHFRMVFETARRAGWLNEDVHAVQLAFGTVLGKDGKPFKTREGETVRLVDLLDEAVERAAVVVREKDKQGRLTEEEIAERATQVGIGAIKYADLSTSAARDYKFDLDQMVSLNGDTSVYLQYAYARIQSILRNAGERTAAAHPELELAPAERALGLHLDQFGETLAEVASAYEPHKLTAYLYQLASLYTTFYDQCPVIKPEPAPDVAENRLFLCDLTARTLHQGMALLGIRTPERL, from the coding sequence ATGGCCTCGGTCCATTCCCTCGCTTCGACCGTCAACCAGCGCGTCGCGGACGCCCTCTCGGCAGCCCTGCCGGAGGCCGGAGCCGCCGACCCGCTGCTGCGACGAAGCGACCGGGCCGACTTCCAGGCGAACGGCATCCTTGCCCTCGCCAAGAAGGCCAAGGCCAACCCGCGTGAGCTGGCCACGCAGGTCGTCGCCGGGCTCCCCGCCGGTGACGTGATCAAGGAGATCGAGGTCTCGGGCCCCGGCTTCCTGAACATCACGGTCACCGACCGGGCGATCGTCGAGACCCTCGCGGCCCGCGCCGCCGACGCGCGTCTCGGCGTACCGCTGGCCGAGAACCCGGGCACCACGGTCATCGACTACGCGCAGCCGAACGTGGCCAAGGAGATGCACGTCGGCCACCTCAGGTCCGCCGTGATCGGCGCCGCGATGGTCGAGATCCTCGAATTCACGGGCGAGAAGGTCGTACGCCGCCACCACATCGGCGACTGGGGCACCCAGTTCGGCATGCTCATCCAGTACCTCACCGAGCACCCGCACGAGCTGGACCACCAGCACGGGGGCCCGGAGGAGGGTGAGGCGGCGATGTCGTCCCTGAACCGCCTCTACAAGGCGTCGCGCGTGCTCTTCGACTCCGACGAGGAGTTCAAGGCGCGCTCGCGCGACCGGGTGGTCGCCCTCCAGGCCGGCGACCCGGAGACCCTCGCCCTGTGGCAGCGGTTCGTCGACGAGTCGAAGATCTACTTCTACTCGGTCTTCAACAAGCTCGACATGGAGATCAACGACGCGGACGTGGTCGGCGAGTCCGGCTACAACGCCATGCTCGAAGAGACCTGCCAGATCCTGGAGGACTCGGGCGTCGCGGTCCGCTCCGACGGCGCGCTGTGCGTCTTCTTCGACGACGTGAAGGGCCCGGACGGCAAGCCGTCGCCTCTCATCGTGAAGAAGTCGAACGGCGGCTACGGGTACGCGGCCACCGACCTCTCCGCGATCCGCGACCGCGTGCAGAACCTCGGCGCGAGCACGCTGGTGTACGTGGTGGACGCCCGCCAGTCCCTGCACTTCAGGATGGTCTTCGAGACCGCCCGCCGGGCCGGCTGGCTGAACGAGGACGTCCACGCGGTCCAGCTCGCCTTCGGCACCGTCCTCGGCAAGGACGGCAAGCCGTTCAAGACCCGTGAGGGCGAGACGGTCCGGCTGGTGGACCTGCTGGACGAGGCCGTCGAGCGCGCGGCCGTGGTCGTCCGCGAGAAGGACAAGCAGGGCCGGCTGACCGAGGAGGAGATCGCCGAGCGCGCCACCCAGGTGGGCATCGGCGCGATCAAGTACGCCGACCTGTCGACGTCCGCGGCGCGCGACTACAAGTTCGACCTGGACCAGATGGTGTCGCTGAACGGCGACACGTCCGTGTACCTCCAGTACGCGTACGCCCGTATCCAGTCGATCCTCCGCAACGCCGGCGAGCGCACGGCGGCGGCTCACCCGGAGCTCGAACTGGCCCCGGCCGAGCGCGCGCTGGGCCTGCACCTGGACCAGTTCGGGGAGACGCTGGCCGAGGTCGCCTCGGCGTACGAGCCGCACAAGCTGACCGCGTACCTCTACCAGCTCGCGTCGCTCTACACGACGTTCTACGACCAGTGCCCGGTCATCAAGCCCGAGCCCGCGCCCGACGTCGCGGAGAACCGCCTCTTCCTCTGCGACCTGACCGCCCGCACGCTCCACCAGGGCATGGCCCTGCTCGGCATCCGCACGCCCGAGCGCCTCTGA
- the hemC gene encoding hydroxymethylbilane synthase, whose amino-acid sequence MTTDALKLGTRRSKLAMAQSGHVAEAVRRITGRPVELVEITTYGDVSREQLAQIGGTGVFVTALRDALLRGEVDFAVHSLKDLPTAQPDDLTLAAVPRREDPRDVLVARDGLTLARLPAGSRVGTGSPRRMAQLNAYARAHGLDIETVPIRGNIDTRVGYVRSGELDAVVLAAAGLNRIGRTDEVTEFLPVDVVLPAPGQGALAVECAATRVELAAALAELDDPHTRAAVTAERSLLAALEAGCSAPVGALADLLADGQVVNEMRLRGVVGTPDGSELVQLSTTGPVPTSHNDAITLGRELADEMLAKGAAGLMGERAQ is encoded by the coding sequence ATGACTACGGATGCCTTGAAGCTGGGGACCAGGCGCAGCAAGCTCGCCATGGCCCAGTCGGGACACGTCGCCGAGGCGGTGCGCCGGATCACCGGGCGCCCCGTCGAGCTGGTGGAGATCACCACGTACGGGGACGTCTCGCGCGAGCAGCTCGCGCAGATCGGCGGCACGGGCGTCTTCGTGACCGCCCTGCGGGACGCACTGCTGAGGGGTGAGGTGGACTTCGCGGTCCACTCCCTGAAGGACCTGCCGACCGCTCAGCCGGACGACCTGACGCTGGCGGCCGTGCCCCGGCGGGAGGACCCGCGTGACGTACTGGTCGCGCGGGACGGCCTGACGCTGGCCCGGCTGCCTGCCGGTTCCCGGGTGGGAACCGGATCGCCGCGCCGCATGGCGCAGCTCAACGCGTACGCGCGGGCGCACGGTCTCGACATCGAGACCGTGCCGATCCGCGGCAACATCGACACTCGTGTCGGATATGTACGGAGCGGGGAACTGGATGCGGTGGTTCTGGCCGCCGCCGGCCTCAACCGCATCGGCAGGACCGACGAGGTGACCGAGTTCCTCCCGGTCGACGTCGTCCTGCCCGCCCCCGGCCAGGGGGCCCTGGCAGTCGAGTGCGCCGCCACGCGCGTCGAACTCGCTGCCGCGCTCGCCGAGCTCGACGACCCGCACACGCGGGCCGCCGTGACCGCCGAGCGATCCCTGCTCGCCGCCCTGGAGGCCGGTTGCAGCGCACCTGTGGGTGCGTTGGCCGACCTGCTGGCCGACGGACAGGTTGTCAACGAAATGCGCCTGCGCGGTGTCGTCGGTACCCCCGACGGCTCCGAGCTGGTGCAGCTGTCCACTACCGGTCCCGTACCCACGTCGCACAACGACGCGATCACTCTCGGACGCGAACTCGCGGACGAGATGCTCGCGAAGGGTGCGGCCGGTCTTATGGGGGAGCGAGCACAATGA
- the ltrA gene encoding group II intron reverse transcriptase/maturase: MLVAWDRVRGNKGAKTAGVDGRTAASIAEQTGVEEFLDALRGSIKDRSFRPLPVRERMIPKTGGKLRRLGIATIADRVVQASLKLVLEPIFEADFLPCSYGFRPNHRAHDAVAEVRHFTSHGYEWIVEGDIKACFDEISHPDLLDRVRLRIGDKRVLDLVKAFLKAGILGEDRVLRETSAGTPQGSILSPLLSNVALSVLDEYVAQGPGGPGSSKLGREQRRRQGLPNYRISRYADDWCLMVHGTEGDATALREEITGVLSTMGLRLSPEKTLITHIDEGLDFLGWHIQRHRKRGTSRYYVYTYPSRKALAAVMAKVKTACRKMATNQPLDTLLIQLNRMLPGWCAYFRPGVSSATFQYLSSYTWSQVMKWLRRKHRRITWKDLRRRYCEGGWRPVGEERTLFDPGKVRTTRYRYRGAAIPSPWPTTA; encoded by the coding sequence TTGCTGGTCGCGTGGGATCGGGTGCGGGGTAACAAGGGTGCCAAGACCGCCGGGGTGGACGGCCGCACAGCGGCGTCCATCGCGGAGCAGACGGGCGTTGAGGAGTTCCTCGACGCACTACGAGGCTCGATCAAGGATCGTAGTTTCCGTCCGCTGCCGGTGCGGGAGCGGATGATCCCCAAGACAGGCGGCAAGCTGCGCCGCCTGGGGATCGCGACAATCGCCGACCGGGTGGTGCAGGCGTCCTTGAAGCTGGTGCTGGAGCCGATTTTCGAGGCGGATTTCCTCCCGTGCTCCTACGGGTTCCGTCCGAACCACCGGGCTCACGACGCGGTGGCCGAGGTCCGCCACTTCACGTCCCACGGGTATGAGTGGATCGTGGAAGGTGACATCAAAGCCTGCTTCGACGAGATTTCGCATCCCGACTTGCTCGACCGGGTGCGGCTTCGGATCGGGGACAAACGCGTTCTTGACCTGGTGAAGGCATTCCTCAAAGCGGGCATCCTCGGTGAGGATCGCGTGCTGCGAGAAACCAGCGCCGGAACCCCGCAGGGTTCGATCTTGTCGCCGTTGCTCAGCAACGTGGCCCTGTCGGTCCTGGACGAGTACGTAGCCCAGGGACCGGGAGGACCCGGAAGCAGCAAGCTGGGGCGGGAACAGCGTCGCCGTCAAGGTCTTCCCAACTACCGTATTTCCAGGTATGCGGACGACTGGTGCCTGATGGTCCACGGCACCGAAGGCGATGCCACAGCCCTGCGCGAGGAGATCACAGGGGTCTTGTCCACGATGGGCCTGCGCCTATCCCCGGAGAAGACCCTGATCACCCACATCGATGAGGGACTGGACTTCCTCGGGTGGCACATCCAGCGCCACCGCAAACGAGGAACCAGCCGGTACTACGTCTACACCTACCCCTCACGCAAGGCCCTCGCGGCTGTGATGGCCAAGGTCAAAACGGCGTGCCGGAAGATGGCCACGAACCAACCGCTCGACACCCTGCTCATCCAGCTCAACCGGATGCTGCCGGGCTGGTGCGCCTACTTCCGACCCGGCGTGTCCAGCGCGACATTCCAATACCTGAGCTCGTACACATGGAGCCAGGTCATGAAATGGCTGCGCCGCAAGCACCGCCGGATCACCTGGAAGGACCTCCGCCGCCGCTATTGCGAGGGAGGTTGGCGGCCAGTTGGAGAGGAACGGACGCTGTTCGACCCCGGAAAGGTGCGCACAACGCGCTACCGCTACCGGGGCGCGGCCATCCCTTCCCCCTGGCCGACCACGGCATGA
- a CDS encoding ATP-binding protein: MNETMQHPVLRERFYRRERRSVAAARDFARTALAEWQLGVCLDDVLLCVSELATNALVHGVPPGRGYRLRLWLCGDVLRVEVHDSGSGLPRVREPDGESGRGLLLVAALADKWGVGEREPGKIVWCEFAVVEGGVPSRCVTS; encoded by the coding sequence ATGAACGAGACGATGCAACACCCGGTGCTGCGCGAGCGGTTCTACCGCCGGGAACGTCGGTCCGTGGCCGCTGCCAGGGACTTCGCGCGCACCGCCCTTGCCGAATGGCAGCTCGGAGTGTGCCTGGACGACGTACTGCTGTGTGTGAGCGAGCTGGCCACCAATGCCCTGGTGCACGGAGTTCCGCCGGGGCGTGGATACCGGCTCCGGTTGTGGCTCTGCGGAGACGTTCTGCGTGTCGAGGTCCACGACAGCGGCAGCGGGCTTCCCCGGGTCCGGGAGCCGGACGGGGAGTCGGGGCGGGGGTTGTTGCTCGTTGCGGCGCTGGCCGACAAGTGGGGGGTCGGGGAGCGGGAGCCGGGGAAGATCGTGTGGTGCGAGTTCGCCGTCGTGGAGGGCGGCGTACCTTCCCGCTGCGTTACTTCTTGA
- a CDS encoding LysE family translocator: MLNPKAALFFLSVLPQFVDGGGSGSVTSQILLLGVLDVLIGILYWPWVVVVAAKLRGLLARPVFRRRWERTTGVLFIGTGAGVAAS; this comes from the coding sequence GTGCTCAATCCGAAGGCCGCGCTGTTCTTCCTGAGCGTCCTGCCCCAGTTCGTCGACGGCGGCGGCTCCGGCTCCGTGACCAGCCAGATCCTGCTGCTCGGCGTGCTCGATGTGCTGATCGGTATCCTGTACTGGCCCTGGGTGGTCGTCGTGGCCGCCAAGCTGCGCGGCCTGCTGGCCCGGCCGGTGTTCCGCCGCCGCTGGGAGCGGACCACCGGAGTGCTGTTCATCGGCACGGGAGCGGGAGTGGCGGCCAGTTGA
- a CDS encoding NAD(P)-dependent oxidoreductase encodes MSKPFPASPVSVLGLGMMGSALAAALLDAGHPVTVWNRSAAKTGPLVAQGATPAETVTDAVAASPLVIVCFTTNDNVGETLAAVDLTGKTLVNLTNGTPAQARALALRARKQGASYLDGGIMAVPQMIATPGAYVLYSGDEQAYETHRPTLAALGGTQWVGTDPGRAALHDIALLTGMYGMFIGVAQAFALVRTENITAAEFAEPLHAWVSAMLGGVVPGVAAAVDSGQHLTDVSSLGINQAAFSNFIETYDDQGVSPELFVPFQKLLDRSVAEGHAADGLSRLVDLLKK; translated from the coding sequence ATGTCCAAGCCCTTCCCTGCGTCTCCCGTCTCCGTCCTCGGCCTCGGCATGATGGGCAGCGCCCTCGCCGCCGCCCTCCTGGACGCCGGCCACCCGGTCACCGTCTGGAACCGTTCCGCCGCCAAGACCGGCCCCCTCGTGGCGCAGGGGGCGACCCCGGCCGAGACGGTCACGGACGCCGTGGCGGCGAGCCCCCTGGTGATCGTCTGCTTCACGACCAACGACAACGTCGGCGAGACCCTCGCCGCCGTCGACCTCACCGGCAAGACGCTGGTGAACCTCACCAACGGCACCCCCGCCCAGGCCCGCGCGCTCGCCCTGCGGGCGCGGAAGCAGGGCGCGTCGTACCTCGACGGCGGGATCATGGCGGTCCCGCAGATGATCGCGACCCCGGGGGCGTACGTCCTCTACAGCGGTGACGAGCAGGCGTACGAGACCCACCGGCCCACCCTCGCCGCCCTGGGCGGCACCCAGTGGGTCGGCACCGACCCGGGCCGCGCGGCCCTCCACGACATCGCCCTGCTCACCGGCATGTACGGCATGTTCATCGGCGTGGCGCAGGCGTTCGCCCTGGTCCGTACGGAGAACATCACGGCCGCGGAGTTCGCCGAGCCGCTGCACGCGTGGGTCTCGGCCATGCTCGGCGGAGTGGTCCCGGGCGTGGCGGCGGCAGTCGATTCCGGGCAGCACCTGACGGACGTGTCCAGCCTCGGCATCAACCAGGCGGCGTTCTCCAACTTCATCGAAACGTACGACGACCAGGGCGTCAGCCCCGAGCTGTTCGTACCGTTCCAGAAGCTGCTCGACCGGTCGGTGGCGGAGGGCCACGCGGCGGACGGGCTGTCCCGCCTGGTGGACCTGCTCAAGAAGTAA